One genomic segment of Vespa crabro chromosome 3, iyVesCrab1.2, whole genome shotgun sequence includes these proteins:
- the LOC124422568 gene encoding brain-specific homeobox protein homolog, which produces MQSTCQQQAQAHPGQNGTSASRTSFLIEDILSRGSVPPHTHHQLHHQHLSSAHGQQHQQYQQFANLLPGYPSAPPTAAFFLGPLFGSAGMGVGVVPGVSELAALKHCRRRKARTVFSDQQLAGLEARFEVQRYLSTPERVELAAALHLSETQVKTWFQNRRMKHKKQLRKLNTNSNSNGIQSSGQQCGSQSGSVTSPAERPVDFSLSSGGAGGGRESRGSSDAAMDSDEDEIDILGEDEEPSPSRSVGSLHLPKRSSSTPSFHQTTHPHPVTLSHQSSHQQHQHGVQRQQHR; this is translated from the exons ATGCAATCGACCTGTCAACAGCAAGCTCAAGCACATCCTGGTCAAAACGGTACCTCCGCAAGTCGGACATCCTTTCTGATCGAGGATATTCTCAGTCGTGGTAGCGTACCACCCCATACACATCATCAGCTTCATCATCAGCATCTTAGCTCGGCTCACGGCCAGCAGCATCAGCAATATCAACAATTCGCTAATTTATTACCTGGATACCCGTCGGCGCCACCCACAGCTGCATTTTTTCTGGGACCACTTTTTGGTAGCGCTGGTATGGGGGTTGGCGTGGTACCAGGGGTCAGTGAACTTGCGGCCTTAAAACATTGTCGACGACGAAAAGCACGAACG GTGTTTAGCGATCAGCAGTTAGCTGGTTTGGAAGCCAGGTTCGAAGTTCAAAGGTATCTGAGCACACCGGAAAGAGTCGAACTAGCGGCAGCCTTGCATTTGTCCGAGACCCAAGTGAAGACATGGTTTCAAAATCGGAGAATGAAGCATAAGAAACAATTACGAAAGTTGAACACGAATTCGAATAGTAATGGGATTCAATCGTCTGGTCAACAGTGCGGTTCTCAATCCGGTTCGGTGACATCTCCAGCAG AACGACCTGTGGACTTCTCGCTGAGCAGCGGCGGTGCTGGTGGTGGTCGAGAGTCTCGAGGAAGTAGCGATGCTGCTATGGACTCCGATGAAGATGAAATTGATATTCTTGGCGAAGACGAGGAACCTTCACCTTCGAGGAGCGTTGGAAGTTTACATCTGCCAAAACGTAGTTCTTCGACACCCTCTTTTCATCAAACGACGCATCCGCATCCGGTTACCCTCTCGCATCAATCATCACACCAACAACATCAGCACGGCGTTCAACGCCAGCAGCATCGCTGA